A single region of the Thermomicrobiales bacterium genome encodes:
- a CDS encoding ABC transporter substrate-binding protein codes for MTDKEKAAFFRHALNGRMDRRQVIDTGLRLGIATPLLTALAAMPAVAKAAPGQRPTAKAIKGQEIDSGTLTVVFEGGTNDIDPHSSYTTLGSMVCLACYEMLVQYKGDSTFEYAPMLADSWEISADLSTYTFTLPENVLFQDGTVCDAEAVKKSFTRFRQMERGPYIVIARFVDDPETQIEVVDPVTIRFNLGKPQPLFLAAMASSFGPFIVSPTAWEENATDDDPFAHEWFSYNAAGTGPYRLVENTLNEGVTLEKYEDYHRGWEGNHFSEVFIRNVPESATRRQLMEQGEADVTTYNLLASDVEELQKDESLNVQIYDSTRVNWAILNVPVLKTVEARQGLCYAFPYQENIDSINKGLMKRSGPIPSTMRGYDPDAFLFPTDLDKAKELLIAGGFQEGDSFEYMVTSSTADDKTTAQLFQANLNQIGFDLNITEVDLATYDDMIYGAMPAEERPSIMGGWAWWPDYNDPWNQLAPNFLASAMNGNGANGGGYVNERFEELMAQAENFTVEEELDTLMKEIQQILIEDDPAAIFYGETRYYTILQKNIGGFVPNPLYLGTYLFYDMYREEEA; via the coding sequence GTGACTGACAAAGAGAAAGCAGCATTCTTTCGCCATGCGCTGAACGGCCGAATGGACCGTCGCCAGGTCATCGATACCGGCCTCAGGCTTGGTATTGCGACACCGCTGCTCACAGCGCTGGCGGCGATGCCAGCTGTGGCGAAAGCGGCGCCCGGCCAACGTCCAACAGCAAAGGCCATCAAGGGGCAGGAAATCGACTCGGGAACCTTGACCGTCGTCTTCGAAGGTGGGACGAACGATATCGATCCGCATTCGTCGTACACGACGCTTGGTTCCATGGTCTGCCTGGCGTGTTACGAAATGCTTGTCCAGTACAAGGGCGACAGCACATTTGAATACGCCCCTATGCTGGCCGACTCGTGGGAAATCAGCGCCGACCTCTCGACCTATACATTCACGCTGCCCGAGAACGTGCTCTTCCAGGATGGCACGGTTTGCGATGCCGAGGCCGTGAAGAAGTCGTTCACGCGCTTCCGGCAGATGGAGCGTGGCCCGTATATCGTGATCGCGCGCTTCGTCGACGATCCGGAGACGCAAATCGAAGTGGTCGACCCGGTGACGATTCGGTTCAACCTGGGCAAACCGCAGCCGCTCTTCCTGGCCGCGATGGCGTCGTCGTTCGGACCCTTCATCGTCAGTCCGACGGCCTGGGAAGAGAATGCGACCGACGACGATCCGTTCGCGCACGAATGGTTCAGCTACAACGCAGCGGGAACTGGCCCTTACCGACTCGTCGAGAATACGCTCAACGAAGGCGTGACCCTCGAGAAGTACGAGGACTATCACCGGGGATGGGAAGGGAACCATTTCTCCGAGGTCTTCATCCGCAACGTTCCAGAATCGGCCACTCGGCGCCAACTCATGGAACAAGGCGAGGCCGATGTCACGACGTATAACTTGCTGGCGTCCGATGTCGAGGAGCTCCAGAAAGACGAGTCGCTCAACGTTCAGATCTACGACTCGACCCGCGTCAATTGGGCGATCCTGAACGTCCCGGTGCTCAAAACGGTCGAGGCGCGCCAGGGATTGTGCTATGCCTTCCCCTACCAGGAGAACATCGATTCGATCAACAAGGGGCTGATGAAGCGTTCCGGCCCGATCCCTTCGACGATGCGAGGATATGACCCGGATGCTTTCCTCTTCCCGACCGACCTCGATAAGGCCAAGGAACTCCTGATCGCTGGCGGCTTCCAGGAAGGCGACTCGTTCGAGTACATGGTCACGTCGAGCACCGCCGACGACAAGACCACCGCCCAGCTTTTCCAGGCGAATCTCAATCAGATCGGTTTCGACCTGAACATCACCGAGGTCGATCTGGCCACCTATGACGACATGATCTATGGCGCGATGCCCGCGGAAGAACGCCCATCGATCATGGGCGGTTGGGCCTGGTGGCCAGACTACAACGATCCCTGGAACCAGCTTGCCCCGAACTTCCTCGCCTCAGCGATGAATGGCAATGGAGCCAACGGAGGCGGTTATGTCAATGAACGCTTCGAAGAGCTGATGGCGCAGGCCGAGAACTTCACCGTCGAGGAAGAGCTGGATACCCTCATGAAGGAAATCCAGCAGATTCTGATCGAGGACGATCCTGCCGCCATCTTCTACGGAGAAACGCGGTACTACACCATCCTGCAGAAGAACATCGGAGGGTTCGTTCCAAATCCGCTCTATCTGGGCACCTATCTCTTCTACGACATGTACCGTGAGGAGGAGGCGTAG
- a CDS encoding ABC transporter permease, giving the protein MIARLIIRRMFFLVLVLLGLSIITFTLSHLVPADPARMIAGPRASKAAVEKIREDYGLNDPLPVQYVDYVKGVVQLDFGTSFSSRRPVREDLGRYLPATIELGLYAFLIATAIGIPLGVASAVKRDSWIDHVSRFISISGLAVPVFWLALMAQYFFFGKLGWLPDGQRLPNSVDPPRSITHLYTIDSLLTGNWETLRYSAEHLLLPVIVLAYGSLAVVTRMVRGGMIEVLNQDYIRTARAKGLASNDVVRRHALKNALLPTVTSLGLQVGLLFSGAFLVEIVFSWPGVGRYAVDAIQAVDYNATMATTLVIAAIFVLVNMFVDILYLFLDPRIAY; this is encoded by the coding sequence GTGATCGCACGACTCATCATCCGCCGGATGTTCTTTCTCGTCCTGGTTCTCCTGGGACTTTCGATCATCACCTTCACCCTTTCGCATCTCGTGCCGGCCGACCCCGCGCGCATGATTGCCGGCCCACGCGCGAGCAAGGCCGCGGTCGAAAAGATCCGCGAGGACTACGGTCTCAACGATCCGCTCCCGGTCCAATACGTCGACTACGTCAAGGGTGTTGTCCAACTCGATTTCGGCACATCGTTCAGTTCACGCAGACCTGTGCGCGAGGACCTTGGCCGCTACCTGCCGGCAACTATCGAGCTCGGACTGTACGCCTTCCTGATCGCCACGGCGATCGGCATTCCTCTTGGCGTCGCATCGGCGGTGAAGCGTGATTCGTGGATCGACCACGTTTCACGCTTCATTTCGATCTCCGGATTGGCCGTGCCAGTCTTCTGGCTAGCGCTGATGGCGCAGTACTTCTTTTTCGGGAAGCTGGGTTGGCTGCCGGATGGTCAACGGCTCCCGAACTCGGTCGATCCGCCCAGATCGATCACCCACCTCTACACCATAGACTCGCTCCTTACCGGGAACTGGGAAACGTTGCGCTATTCGGCCGAACATCTCCTGCTCCCGGTGATCGTGCTGGCGTATGGATCACTTGCTGTGGTGACCCGCATGGTGCGCGGCGGAATGATCGAGGTCCTGAACCAGGACTACATTCGCACCGCACGGGCCAAAGGACTGGCGAGCAATGACGTGGTTCGCCGGCACGCACTCAAGAATGCGCTGCTCCCTACCGTCACCTCGCTCGGTCTCCAGGTCGGTCTGCTGTTTTCAGGCGCCTTCCTGGTGGAGATCGTTTTCTCCTGGCCGGGGGTTGGACGATATGCCGTCGACGCCATTCAGGCGGTTGATTACAACGCGACCATGGCGACGACGCTGGTCATCGCCGCGATCTTCGTCCTGGTCAACATGTTTGTCGACATCCTTTACCTCTTCCTCGACCCCAGGATTGCCTACTGA
- a CDS encoding ABC transporter permease yields the protein MEADRIDAATLATATGMASPLDQMGTAKQESQLRRNLRRFLVDNRLNLVGVIIVGLFLFLAVFGELLAPHDPYAADITNSKLLGPSLSHPMGTDELGRDVLSRIMTGTRVSVQVALFVLGFAVLFGTIVGLIAGYWGGWVDEVLMRLTDMFLAFPALILAVAIAASLGRNLRNTMIALATVFWPWYARLVRAQVLSIKEREFVQAAHSIGMSRSRIMLRHILPNAASVIIIQLTLDVGFAILATSSLSFIGLGAQPPSPEWGTMMSTARNYFRDAWWYMAFPGIALTLTVLAFNLLGDGLQDALDPRSGRR from the coding sequence ATGGAAGCTGACCGCATCGATGCCGCCACGCTCGCGACCGCGACCGGGATGGCTTCTCCGCTCGATCAAATGGGAACCGCCAAGCAGGAGAGCCAACTTCGCAGGAATCTTCGGCGTTTTCTTGTCGACAACCGGCTGAACCTGGTCGGGGTCATCATCGTCGGACTGTTTCTCTTCCTGGCGGTGTTCGGCGAGCTTCTCGCGCCACATGATCCCTATGCGGCGGACATCACGAACTCCAAATTGCTCGGCCCATCGCTGTCGCACCCCATGGGAACAGACGAGCTGGGACGTGATGTCCTGAGCCGAATCATGACCGGCACCCGGGTTTCGGTGCAGGTCGCGCTCTTCGTTCTCGGGTTCGCAGTGCTGTTTGGCACCATCGTCGGACTGATTGCCGGCTACTGGGGTGGCTGGGTCGATGAAGTGCTCATGCGCCTGACCGACATGTTTTTGGCATTTCCCGCGCTGATCCTGGCCGTCGCTATCGCGGCATCCCTCGGACGCAACCTGCGAAACACGATGATCGCGCTGGCAACCGTCTTCTGGCCCTGGTATGCCCGCCTGGTGCGCGCGCAAGTGCTTTCTATCAAGGAACGCGAGTTCGTACAGGCAGCGCACAGCATCGGCATGTCGCGGTCGCGCATCATGCTGCGGCACATCCTGCCGAATGCCGCCTCAGTGATCATCATTCAATTGACACTCGACGTCGGATTCGCAATCCTGGCGACCAGCTCACTCAGCTTCATCGGTCTGGGAGCGCAACCGCCATCGCCCGAATGGGGCACGATGATGTCGACCGCGCGCAACTATTTTCGCGACGCGTGGTGGTACATGGCGTTCCCCGGTATCGCGTTGACGCTCACAGTCCTGGCGTTCAACCTGTTGGGCGATGGCCTGCAGGACGCGCTCGACCCGCGCTCAGGACGCCGCTGA
- a CDS encoding ATP-binding protein: MESIRARAALAAVIGGLLGAIPVVLVTLTRSDPPASLVWFAVAAGAALAAFAGWSASDRLVRKIAAVQSAAHRAANGELAAVVEPDPIREIADLGRSVNHLIDRFESTQERYLRERRWVEAIFDGLQDGIMLVDGQEQVIAANGRAAELLGRSGDVESGQRLVVLARDYELVDQFREVMRSGERQVRTVHLSLSERFIDISVMPVETGGERFGLVVLRDVTDLRRLELVRREFVANVSHELKTPLASIRALADTLEAGAIDDPAVSGEFLGRIVFEVDRLNALVEELLDLGRLESGRLALDYRAILPQDLIERTVDRLRHQIETAGLTIETDATDAPNAATIDDARIEQVLINLIQNAVKFTPAGGSITVRAAERDNLLQIEVIDTGVGIHDDELPRLFERFYKSDRARRSSGTGLGLAIAKHIVLTHGGRISVKSTLGRGSVFTVELPMEPRQRTGNGAMASAAS, translated from the coding sequence ATGGAGTCGATACGCGCTCGGGCGGCGCTGGCTGCGGTGATTGGGGGACTTCTGGGAGCGATCCCGGTGGTGCTGGTCACCCTTACCCGATCCGACCCGCCCGCTTCGCTGGTCTGGTTTGCTGTTGCGGCTGGCGCGGCGCTGGCTGCGTTCGCGGGATGGTCAGCAAGCGACCGCCTGGTGCGAAAAATCGCGGCTGTGCAGTCGGCGGCTCATCGGGCAGCGAATGGCGAACTCGCCGCAGTCGTCGAACCCGATCCGATTCGCGAGATTGCCGACCTGGGGCGCTCGGTAAACCACCTGATCGATCGTTTTGAATCAACGCAGGAGCGCTATCTCCGGGAACGGCGCTGGGTGGAAGCGATCTTCGATGGGCTGCAGGACGGCATCATGCTCGTCGACGGGCAGGAGCAGGTGATCGCCGCCAACGGAAGGGCCGCTGAGCTGCTCGGGCGCTCTGGTGATGTCGAGAGTGGGCAGCGCCTGGTGGTGCTGGCGCGCGACTACGAGCTGGTGGACCAGTTCCGCGAGGTCATGCGCTCAGGAGAGCGCCAGGTCCGCACGGTCCATCTCTCCCTGAGTGAGCGATTCATCGATATCTCGGTCATGCCCGTCGAAACCGGGGGCGAGCGGTTTGGACTAGTGGTGCTTCGCGACGTGACCGACCTCCGGCGGCTCGAGCTTGTACGACGCGAGTTCGTCGCCAACGTTTCGCACGAGCTGAAAACACCGCTTGCCTCGATTCGCGCGCTCGCCGACACCCTCGAAGCGGGCGCGATCGACGATCCAGCAGTCTCCGGAGAATTTCTGGGACGGATCGTGTTCGAGGTGGATCGTTTGAATGCGCTGGTCGAAGAGCTCCTTGACCTGGGGCGGCTCGAATCAGGACGGCTCGCGCTCGACTACCGGGCAATCCTGCCGCAGGACTTGATCGAGCGCACGGTCGATCGCCTGCGCCACCAGATCGAAACCGCTGGGCTCACCATCGAAACGGACGCGACCGATGCGCCAAACGCCGCGACCATTGATGATGCCCGCATCGAGCAAGTGCTCATCAATCTCATCCAGAACGCGGTCAAGTTCACGCCCGCCGGCGGATCGATTACGGTCCGAGCGGCGGAACGCGACAATCTGCTCCAAATCGAGGTGATCGATACCGGGGTCGGCATTCATGACGACGAGCTGCCGCGGCTTTTCGAGCGTTTCTACAAGAGTGACCGCGCGCGAAGATCCTCCGGCACCGGTCTCGGACTTGCGATCGCCAAGCACATTGTGCTTACGCACGGTGGACGTATCTCTGTGAAGAGCACGCTCGGGCGGGGATCTGTTTTCACGGTCGAGCTTCCAATGGAACCTCGCCAGCGGACCGGCAACGGGGCAATGGCGTCAGCGGCGTCCTGA
- a CDS encoding response regulator transcription factor, producing the protein MTNPIAVRTDSDRPLVLVVDDEPALRDAIAYSLKREGWGVALATDGPEALQLNGQLRPDVIVLDVMLPGLDGIQVCRIIREKSDVPVLFLSAKGEDVDRILGLEIGGDDYLTKPFVMRELVARVRANLRRSQRGSVPRVEEPAAPAPVQSSEIRRVGRLEIDPAAHTVRVDGRLVTLKPKEFDLLLYFMERPNLTITRDALLRHVWKYEHSVDTRTVDVHIRGLRQKIEADPSNPRLIETVRGYGYRLVDEGT; encoded by the coding sequence TTGACCAACCCGATCGCGGTTCGGACCGATTCGGATCGGCCGCTTGTTCTCGTTGTGGACGATGAACCGGCCCTGCGAGATGCAATCGCATACAGTCTGAAACGCGAAGGCTGGGGTGTGGCGCTTGCCACGGACGGTCCTGAAGCGTTGCAACTCAACGGGCAGTTGCGGCCTGACGTGATCGTGCTCGACGTGATGCTTCCCGGCCTCGACGGAATCCAGGTTTGCCGCATCATCCGTGAGAAATCGGACGTGCCGGTTCTCTTCCTCTCGGCGAAAGGCGAGGATGTCGATCGCATCCTGGGTCTGGAGATCGGCGGTGACGACTACCTGACCAAGCCATTCGTCATGCGCGAGCTCGTGGCCCGCGTGCGGGCGAACCTACGCCGGTCCCAACGCGGCTCAGTCCCGCGAGTAGAGGAACCGGCTGCTCCAGCGCCTGTACAGTCGAGCGAGATTCGCCGGGTGGGACGGCTCGAGATCGACCCGGCAGCGCATACCGTGCGTGTCGATGGTCGTTTGGTCACGCTCAAGCCAAAGGAGTTCGACTTGCTGCTCTACTTCATGGAGCGGCCGAATCTGACCATCACCCGCGACGCGCTCCTGCGGCATGTCTGGAAGTACGAGCATAGCGTCGACACTCGGACGGTGGATGTGCACATCCGCGGTCTCCGCCAGAAAATCGAGGCCGATCCGTCGAACCCCCGGCTGATCGAAACTGTGCGCGGCTATGGGTATCGGTTGGTCGACGAGGGAACCTAA
- the rplU gene encoding 50S ribosomal protein L21, whose translation MSKKTSKKSTTGSDAQYAIVETGGKQYRVQVGDVLSVEKLDGDAGTEVTLDRVLLIGGDGDTKIGTPVVEGASVAATIADQYRGEKIVVFKYKPKKNYRRRTGHRQPLTKLEITGINA comes from the coding sequence ATGAGCAAGAAGACGAGCAAGAAGTCAACGACCGGCAGCGATGCGCAATACGCGATCGTCGAAACCGGCGGAAAGCAGTATCGGGTTCAGGTTGGGGACGTCTTGAGCGTCGAGAAGCTGGATGGCGACGCGGGAACCGAGGTAACGCTCGACCGTGTGCTCCTGATCGGCGGCGACGGTGACACCAAGATTGGTACCCCGGTGGTCGAGGGCGCTTCGGTGGCCGCGACGATCGCGGATCAGTATCGTGGTGAGAAGATCGTTGTCTTCAAGTACAAGCCAAAGAAGAACTATCGCCGACGAACCGGTCACCGGCAGCCGTTGACCAAGCTGGAGATCACGGGCATCAACGCCTAG
- the rpmA gene encoding 50S ribosomal protein L27, with protein MAHKKGVGSSRNGRDSASQRLGVKRYDGEFVRSGTIVVRQRGTEFWVGNNVGIGKDHTIYAKIDGVVCFEQISRQKKRISVYPEDVYPIGGAPKGQAAEVAATAAD; from the coding sequence ATGGCTCATAAGAAGGGTGTCGGTAGCTCGCGCAATGGTCGAGACAGCGCGTCTCAGCGCCTGGGCGTGAAGCGCTATGACGGCGAGTTCGTTCGCTCTGGCACCATCGTGGTGCGTCAGCGTGGAACCGAGTTCTGGGTCGGCAACAACGTCGGCATCGGCAAGGACCACACCATTTACGCCAAGATCGACGGTGTCGTCTGCTTCGAGCAGATCAGCCGCCAGAAGAAGCGCATTAGCGTCTATCCGGAAGATGTCTATCCGATTGGCGGCGCCCCGAAGGGTCAGGCCGCCGAGGTGGCCGCCACCGCTGCCGACTAG
- the rpmE gene encoding 50S ribosomal protein L31, giving the protein MKPGIHPKYDESIVICACGNTFTTRSTRPQLRTDLCNVCHPFYTGEQRIVDTAGQVERFMKRMEAAQGSEGRQSKRQARLAERQSRIEAERARQAEIAAQAEAEEAAARAAAAAAAAEIAAAEAADGEDVVVEVIEVEVVEEVES; this is encoded by the coding sequence ATGAAACCTGGCATCCACCCCAAGTACGACGAATCCATTGTGATTTGCGCGTGCGGCAACACGTTCACGACCCGATCGACCCGGCCTCAGCTCCGCACCGACCTGTGCAATGTCTGCCACCCGTTCTATACCGGTGAGCAGCGCATCGTCGACACCGCCGGGCAAGTCGAGCGCTTCATGAAGCGCATGGAAGCCGCTCAGGGTTCCGAAGGTCGTCAGTCCAAGCGTCAGGCGCGTTTGGCCGAACGGCAGTCGAGAATCGAGGCCGAGCGAGCGCGCCAGGCAGAGATTGCCGCGCAGGCCGAGGCTGAGGAAGCCGCCGCACGCGCGGCAGCTGCAGCCGCTGCCGCTGAGATCGCCGCAGCCGAGGCCGCCGATGGCGAAGACGTGGTGGTCGAAGTCATCGAGGTCGAGGTCGTCGAGGAAGTCGAAAGCTAG
- a CDS encoding CoA ester lyase, translating into MRTRSVLSVPAGNARMIEKALASDADLVMLDLEDATAPGQKAAARQMVIEMVDQGDWRGRPRTFRCNGFDTQWMYRDIVEVLQGTRAGIDRIVVPKTGDAADVRALSILLRQIEMEYGRTEPIQLDVQIESAMGLVNCETIAASDPRLVALTFGPGDFAASAGYPLAGIGITDTWDASYPGHRWHYPMSRISVAAHANALSAIDGPFAAFRDLDGLRSSAQAARALGFDGKWCIHPDQISVVNEVFTPGQAEVEHARHVLAAYREATDAGFGAIAMGTEMIDAANLRMALRTLEFAGETGE; encoded by the coding sequence GTGCGCACGCGTTCCGTCCTGTCCGTTCCAGCCGGCAACGCTCGCATGATCGAGAAAGCGCTTGCGAGCGACGCGGACCTCGTCATGCTCGACCTGGAAGATGCCACTGCCCCAGGCCAGAAGGCCGCAGCGCGACAGATGGTCATCGAGATGGTCGATCAGGGAGATTGGCGCGGACGCCCCAGAACCTTTCGTTGCAATGGGTTCGATACCCAATGGATGTATCGCGATATCGTCGAAGTTCTGCAAGGAACTCGGGCAGGGATCGATCGAATCGTGGTTCCCAAGACCGGCGATGCGGCCGACGTGCGCGCGCTTTCGATCCTGCTTCGACAGATCGAAATGGAGTACGGCCGCACCGAGCCGATTCAGCTCGATGTGCAGATCGAATCGGCGATGGGTCTCGTCAATTGTGAAACGATCGCAGCGTCCGATCCGCGGCTCGTCGCGCTCACGTTTGGACCCGGCGATTTCGCCGCGTCAGCCGGGTACCCGCTCGCAGGCATCGGAATCACCGATACCTGGGACGCGTCGTACCCTGGGCATCGCTGGCACTATCCCATGAGCCGAATCTCGGTTGCGGCACACGCCAACGCGCTCAGCGCAATCGATGGGCCGTTTGCCGCGTTCCGGGACCTGGACGGACTTCGATCGTCCGCGCAAGCCGCACGCGCGCTTGGTTTCGATGGCAAGTGGTGTATCCACCCCGACCAGATATCAGTGGTCAACGAGGTTTTTACCCCCGGTCAAGCCGAAGTCGAGCATGCTCGCCATGTGCTGGCTGCCTATCGTGAGGCCACCGACGCCGGGTTCGGCGCGATTGCCATGGGCACCGAGATGATCGACGCCGCGAACCTGCGAATGGCGCTTCGCACGCTGGAGTTTGCCGGGGAAACCGGAGAATAA
- a CDS encoding CocE/NonD family hydrolase, with translation MAVSVPGVMVELDVPVPMRDGTILRADVYRPEEPGTYPVLLIRIPYDKTQSENVIYAHPSWYARNGYIVVCQDTRGRYQSEGEFYPFEYEQQDGYDTVQWCGALEGSSGKVGMFGASYGGATQLLAAVEAPSALGALIPAVTASQYYEGWTYNQGAFALGFALSWALSLGINVAQRRGDDAAAAAFAAGFAASLALDWSLPLDGIPALSNQDTPFFDDWIAHPTYDDYWKRWSIDEDYSRIQVPALHVAGWYDIFLSGSVKNYVGLRAAAGNDHARSNQRLLIGPWYHIPWRVLGGAEVDDASPHAFDEWQIDWFDRHLKADPVAETDAQVRLYILREGVWRDFDNWPPADTTPTPFYLHSDGRANSLYGDGSLDTSAPAGELPDVYTYDPVGPHPGHGGHSCCFEHVAPMGPADQFTREVNNGVLVYTTAPLERPMWLIGDVSATIFASTTAVDTDYAVRLCVVDGNGVSTNLQEGIVRARYRDSLESPTLLDPGTIYRYEIPIGPIGVKLDAGERIRVQVTSNDFPQWDRNLNTGNSPGGEGLASAIVATQAIYHDAEHPSSITLPVWNGVE, from the coding sequence GTGGCAGTTTCGGTTCCAGGTGTGATGGTCGAACTCGACGTGCCGGTTCCCATGCGCGATGGCACGATTTTGCGGGCCGATGTCTATCGTCCGGAGGAGCCCGGAACGTATCCTGTTCTGCTCATTCGCATCCCCTATGACAAGACACAGTCCGAGAACGTGATCTACGCCCACCCGAGCTGGTACGCCCGCAATGGGTATATCGTCGTTTGCCAGGACACTCGCGGCCGCTACCAGTCCGAGGGCGAGTTCTACCCCTTCGAGTACGAACAGCAAGACGGCTACGACACTGTGCAGTGGTGCGGCGCACTGGAAGGATCGAGCGGCAAGGTTGGCATGTTCGGCGCGTCCTACGGCGGAGCTACCCAGCTTCTTGCGGCGGTCGAAGCGCCCTCAGCGCTCGGCGCGCTGATTCCGGCGGTGACCGCGTCGCAATATTACGAAGGCTGGACCTACAACCAGGGAGCCTTCGCGCTCGGGTTCGCGCTCTCCTGGGCGCTCAGTCTCGGTATCAACGTCGCTCAGCGCAGAGGAGACGATGCTGCAGCGGCAGCGTTTGCGGCGGGGTTTGCGGCGTCGCTTGCGCTCGATTGGTCACTACCGCTCGATGGAATACCGGCGTTGAGCAATCAGGACACTCCGTTCTTCGATGACTGGATTGCGCATCCGACCTATGACGACTACTGGAAACGTTGGAGCATCGACGAGGACTATTCACGCATCCAGGTGCCGGCACTGCATGTTGCAGGTTGGTACGACATCTTCCTCTCAGGCTCAGTGAAGAACTACGTCGGACTGCGTGCTGCTGCCGGCAACGACCATGCTCGGTCGAATCAGCGTCTGCTCATCGGTCCCTGGTATCACATTCCGTGGCGCGTTCTCGGTGGAGCAGAAGTCGACGATGCGTCACCTCACGCATTCGACGAGTGGCAAATCGACTGGTTCGATCGCCACTTGAAAGCGGACCCCGTCGCCGAAACCGACGCCCAGGTGCGGCTGTACATCCTGCGTGAGGGTGTCTGGCGCGATTTCGACAACTGGCCACCTGCTGACACCACGCCAACTCCCTTCTATCTGCACTCAGATGGACGCGCCAATTCGCTCTACGGTGACGGTTCGCTGGACACGTCGGCGCCAGCCGGGGAACTCCCTGATGTGTATACCTACGATCCTGTCGGGCCGCATCCCGGACACGGCGGACACTCGTGCTGTTTCGAACATGTGGCGCCCATGGGGCCTGCCGACCAGTTCACCCGGGAGGTCAACAATGGTGTCCTCGTCTACACGACAGCCCCCCTCGAACGACCCATGTGGCTGATCGGCGATGTTTCGGCCACCATCTTTGCTTCGACCACAGCGGTCGATACCGACTACGCGGTGCGTCTCTGTGTGGTCGATGGCAATGGCGTATCCACGAACCTGCAAGAGGGCATCGTTCGCGCCCGGTACCGGGATTCGCTCGAGTCGCCGACGCTGCTCGACCCCGGCACGATCTACCGCTACGAGATTCCGATCGGCCCGATCGGTGTCAAACTCGATGCCGGCGAGCGGATTCGCGTTCAGGTCACGAGTAACGACTTTCCGCAATGGGACCGAAACCTCAACACCGGAAACAGCCCAGGCGGCGAAGGACTGGCGAGCGCGATTGTGGCAACGCAGGCGATCTATCACGACGCCGAACATCCGTCGAGCATCACGCTCCCGGTCTGGAATGGGGTCGAGTAG